The Formosa sp. Hel1_33_131 genome window below encodes:
- a CDS encoding LIC11966 family surface protein: protein MKHLKIALSVFLLIQMTALHAQSHKTALEYLNFVSDNQLKITKSMWSYTKAMAHSKSDRTIDRRRSALIKTVDKAILKISKAKGFGGNGFKTKVLDHLKLNRSLLKNEYAKIIDMKAVSEQSYDYMEAYFLAQELADKKMEESQMEYEIDYYAFAAKNNIEIIESESDLSKKMKISNEVFKHYKEMYLIFFKVSINESHLMDAIQTNDVNAIQQNSNALNQLAKEGLEILKPVELYKNDASLIKITQKLFEFYIEETENEITEITDFIILNEDFESIKNTFDKTPQRKRTKKQVNAFNSKVKEVNKGVKNYNATNNKLNGKRSKLINGLNDANSRFLAKHIPKE, encoded by the coding sequence ATGAAACATTTAAAAATTGCACTCTCAGTATTCCTACTCATCCAAATGACAGCACTCCATGCGCAATCCCATAAAACGGCTTTAGAGTATCTAAATTTTGTGAGTGACAACCAGTTAAAAATCACAAAAAGCATGTGGAGTTACACCAAAGCCATGGCACACAGCAAAAGTGATCGAACGATTGACAGACGGAGAAGTGCCCTTATAAAAACTGTTGACAAAGCCATTTTAAAAATTAGCAAGGCAAAAGGGTTTGGAGGAAACGGATTTAAAACCAAAGTATTGGATCATTTGAAATTGAACAGAAGTTTATTGAAAAATGAATATGCTAAAATTATTGACATGAAAGCCGTTTCTGAGCAATCCTACGATTATATGGAAGCGTATTTTTTAGCACAGGAATTAGCCGATAAAAAAATGGAAGAGTCACAAATGGAATACGAAATAGATTACTATGCGTTTGCAGCTAAAAACAACATTGAAATTATTGAAAGTGAATCGGATTTAAGTAAAAAAATGAAGATTTCGAATGAGGTTTTTAAGCATTACAAAGAAATGTATCTCATCTTTTTTAAAGTGAGTATCAATGAATCCCACTTGATGGATGCCATACAAACCAACGATGTAAACGCAATTCAGCAAAATTCGAATGCGTTAAATCAATTAGCAAAGGAAGGACTGGAAATTTTAAAACCTGTTGAGCTGTATAAAAACGATGCTTCGCTTATTAAAATCACACAAAAACTGTTTGAGTTTTATATTGAGGAGACCGAAAATGAAATTACTGAAATCACAGATTTCATCATTCTGAATGAAGATTTTGAGAGCATTAAAAACACCTTCGACAAAACACCTCAAAGAAAAAGAACCAAAAAACAAGTAAATGCTTTCAATAGTAAAGTTAAAGAAGTAAACAAAGGTGTAAAAAATTACAATGCGACAAACAATAAATTGAACGGCAAACGAAGTAAATTAATTAACGGACTAAACGATGCTAACTCCCGGTTTTTAGCAAAACACATTCCGAAGGAATAG
- a CDS encoding carboxy terminal-processing peptidase, with product MNKPQSLLTSLTICVLAIQTLSCQQEPRFCEQIAALNTTLEENHYNAKPIDDDFSRGVFELFITSLDYEKVIFTKKDIETFNTEKDSLDDFINQNNCSFIDRYSTVLKTKIQSRITFLSELKTEKLDYESLDSISYRRDKEYTYAKNSKRLDKFWTKKIRLNILNKIYEKDSTLTYLKANFSEFEPQIKDAIITKEICLLEDLLSQDIDLLTKERFLNSITQYQDPNSSFFNYSEKESFVNSLSSNSLSFGIVTDKNEKGDIIVAYIQPGGAAFLDQRMEANDIVLGLSSKKETLDLNCVSNEHITGFISEHETIVFKVKKNSGKILDIKLTKTVSKVEENSVRGFVINNEFGYVKISSFYTSFESTNKQGLANDVAKEIYKLKKEHIKGLILDLRFNGGGSIGEALDLVGMFIDRGPITILKQKATDAETVKDFNRGSIFTKPIVVIVNSFSASASELFAAAMQDYNRAIIVGTNSFGKATGQVILPISENDEALGYTKVTIEKFYRVSGKSHQSTGVVPDVIFPSFYDDFEIGEQYSPHTLKTDSIPFSLKHRPLEFKNKDTILANAQNRVIASEGLQFLKKMNAFYLKNNLHKNTSFSLNIEGVYNHNDKLVRGWEDLEMTFNKLEKTDTLAVTNSKSTQQIIQFNEEDSTHNTLILDEIATDFYIKEATNILTDPLNN from the coding sequence ATGAACAAACCCCAATCCCTACTGACCTCCCTTACGATTTGTGTACTCGCAATACAAACTCTATCCTGTCAGCAAGAACCTCGTTTTTGTGAGCAAATCGCGGCTCTAAATACCACTTTAGAAGAAAATCATTACAACGCTAAACCCATTGATGATGATTTCTCAAGAGGCGTTTTTGAGTTATTTATCACGTCTTTAGACTACGAGAAAGTTATATTCACAAAAAAGGACATTGAAACTTTCAATACAGAAAAAGACAGTTTAGATGATTTTATAAATCAAAACAACTGTTCATTTATTGATAGGTACAGTACTGTTTTAAAGACTAAAATACAAAGTAGAATTACATTTTTATCAGAACTAAAAACAGAAAAGCTAGACTACGAATCTTTAGACAGCATCTCTTACCGTCGTGATAAAGAATACACTTACGCTAAAAACAGCAAAAGATTAGATAAATTTTGGACTAAAAAAATTCGTTTAAACATCCTAAATAAAATCTATGAGAAAGACTCGACCTTGACGTATTTGAAAGCTAATTTCTCTGAATTTGAACCTCAAATTAAGGATGCTATTATTACAAAAGAAATCTGTCTTTTAGAAGACCTTTTAAGTCAAGATATTGATCTGCTCACCAAGGAACGGTTTTTGAATTCCATCACTCAATACCAAGACCCGAATTCGTCTTTTTTTAATTATTCCGAAAAAGAGAGCTTTGTAAATTCGCTCTCTAGTAACAGTCTATCCTTTGGAATTGTAACCGACAAAAACGAAAAAGGGGATATTATTGTGGCTTACATTCAACCTGGAGGTGCTGCGTTTTTAGACCAAAGAATGGAGGCCAATGATATTGTCTTAGGTTTATCCTCTAAAAAAGAAACGCTGGATCTAAATTGTGTTTCAAACGAACATATTACAGGATTCATAAGTGAGCACGAAACCATTGTTTTTAAGGTTAAAAAGAACAGTGGGAAAATTCTAGATATAAAGCTGACTAAAACAGTGTCTAAAGTGGAAGAAAATTCAGTGCGTGGATTTGTAATCAATAATGAATTCGGGTATGTAAAAATCTCAAGTTTTTATACAAGTTTTGAATCTACCAACAAACAAGGACTTGCAAATGATGTCGCTAAAGAAATCTATAAATTAAAAAAAGAACACATTAAAGGTCTAATTTTAGACTTGCGATTTAACGGTGGAGGATCCATTGGTGAGGCCTTAGATTTGGTTGGAATGTTTATTGATAGAGGCCCCATTACAATTCTAAAACAAAAAGCAACGGATGCAGAAACTGTAAAAGATTTTAACAGAGGAAGCATTTTTACAAAACCAATCGTCGTGATTGTAAACAGTTTCAGCGCCTCTGCTTCCGAGTTATTTGCGGCAGCGATGCAGGATTATAACCGAGCCATTATTGTGGGCACCAACTCCTTTGGCAAAGCAACGGGGCAAGTTATTCTCCCCATAAGTGAGAATGACGAAGCACTGGGTTACACCAAAGTAACAATCGAGAAGTTTTATAGAGTATCTGGCAAAAGTCATCAATCTACGGGAGTGGTACCAGATGTTATATTCCCTTCGTTTTATGACGATTTTGAAATTGGAGAACAGTACAGTCCCCACACTCTAAAAACCGATTCCATTCCTTTTTCTTTAAAACATCGACCGCTAGAATTTAAAAATAAAGACACCATTTTAGCCAACGCTCAAAACAGAGTAATCGCTTCTGAAGGACTCCAGTTTTTGAAAAAAATGAATGCCTTTTATTTAAAAAATAACCTTCATAAAAACACTTCTTTCAGCTTAAATATAGAAGGTGTTTATAATCATAATGACAAACTTGTTAGAGGCTGGGAAGACTTAGAAATGACTTTTAACAAACTAGAAAAAACAGATACTTTAGCAGTCACCAACTCCAAATCTACCCAACAAATTATTCAATTTAATGAAGAGGACAGCACTCACAACACTCTTATTTTAGACGAAATCGCTACCGACTTCTACATCAAAGAAGCCACAAACATACTTACAGACCCCTTAAACAACTAA
- a CDS encoding phosphatase PAP2 family protein, which yields MKLKMKILMLMCVVFSSVRGQQKDSLSYKSMYTINENLQFEYSKTTFFEMFKNIPDNVYQFGKYTIQSENLLQVGAAVGSTLVLLPLDQKIIENSTELGEKIGWVGDGSYVKASGVRLFPKDINTAVYYVGNGGFSLLIGGGLYAFGKINKDYRAVSTASQIVESLLSVGVLTQTIKRISGRETPNTAEISGVNGGNWRPFPSFSEYQSNTPIYDAMPSGHVATFMATFTVLTQNYPEIKWIKPVGYTLMTALAFQMMSSKVHWASDYPIAVLIGYVIGKTTANRRIKKHDSRTTTFGEKRTAYDFNYNFSKIGNYTLVGVNIRF from the coding sequence ATGAAATTGAAAATGAAAATTCTAATGTTGATGTGTGTTGTATTCTCTAGCGTGCGAGGACAACAAAAAGACAGTCTTTCCTACAAAAGTATGTACACGATAAATGAAAACTTACAATTTGAATATTCAAAAACCACCTTTTTTGAAATGTTTAAAAACATTCCTGATAATGTTTACCAATTTGGAAAATACACCATACAAAGTGAAAACTTATTACAAGTCGGGGCTGCGGTAGGAAGCACCTTAGTGCTGCTTCCGTTAGATCAAAAGATCATTGAAAACTCCACCGAATTGGGTGAAAAAATAGGTTGGGTTGGCGACGGGTCTTATGTGAAAGCTTCTGGAGTGAGGCTCTTTCCGAAGGATATCAATACAGCGGTTTACTATGTTGGCAATGGCGGCTTTTCACTATTGATCGGCGGTGGCTTGTATGCTTTCGGAAAAATAAACAAAGATTACAGGGCTGTGAGCACTGCCAGTCAAATCGTAGAGTCCCTATTATCCGTGGGGGTTTTGACCCAAACCATCAAACGTATTTCGGGGAGAGAAACCCCAAACACAGCGGAGATCAGTGGGGTTAATGGCGGAAACTGGAGACCGTTTCCTAGTTTTAGTGAATACCAATCAAATACGCCCATTTATGATGCGATGCCCTCAGGGCACGTGGCTACTTTTATGGCTACTTTTACCGTCTTGACTCAAAACTACCCAGAAATAAAATGGATTAAACCTGTTGGATACACACTGATGACCGCCCTAGCATTTCAGATGATGAGCAGCAAAGTACATTGGGCATCCGATTATCCAATTGCTGTATTGATAGGCTATGTCATCGGGAAAACTACCGCCAACAGACGCATCAAAAAACACGACAGCCGAACCACCACTTTTGGTGAAAAACGAACGGCTTATGACTTCAATTATAACTTTTCAAAAATTGGAAACTATACCTTGGTAGGTGTGAATATTAGGTTCTAA
- a CDS encoding phosphatase PAP2 family protein → MNRIKALIIVSLLTTSLFGQSKETDTLSKKQIPKFNYKSLIIPTALIGYGVIGLENKGIKNFNSEIKKELNGHVNEEFSVGDMVQYTPALSVYGLNALGIKGKHNLKDRTIILGTAFIIMGTTVFGMKKLTQVNRPDDSNITSFPSGHTATAFMGAEFLYQEYKDVSIWYGVSGYLVASGVAYLRIYNNRHWFTDVVAGAGFGIISTKVAYWMYPFMKRTFFKDKKDRDGIVMPFYNGKEYGIGFSMSF, encoded by the coding sequence ATGAATAGAATTAAAGCACTCATTATTGTGAGCCTACTCACAACTTCCCTCTTTGGACAGAGTAAAGAAACCGATACACTCTCAAAAAAGCAGATCCCAAAGTTTAATTATAAATCCCTCATTATCCCAACCGCTCTCATTGGATATGGGGTCATAGGACTTGAAAATAAGGGGATCAAAAACTTTAATTCTGAGATAAAAAAAGAATTAAATGGCCATGTAAATGAAGAATTTTCGGTGGGCGATATGGTTCAGTACACCCCTGCCCTTTCTGTTTATGGTTTAAATGCCCTCGGAATTAAAGGCAAACATAATTTAAAAGATCGAACCATCATTTTAGGAACTGCCTTTATAATTATGGGAACAACTGTTTTCGGAATGAAAAAACTAACACAAGTGAATCGGCCCGATGACTCCAACATCACCTCCTTTCCTTCCGGGCATACTGCCACCGCTTTTATGGGCGCCGAATTTTTATATCAGGAATATAAAGATGTTTCTATCTGGTATGGCGTTTCAGGATATTTGGTGGCTTCTGGTGTTGCCTATTTAAGAATTTATAATAACAGGCATTGGTTTACGGACGTGGTTGCCGGAGCAGGCTTTGGAATTATAAGCACCAAAGTTGCCTATTGGATGTACCCGTTTATGAAAAGAACGTTTTTTAAGGATAAAAAAGACAGGGATGGAATCGTGATGCCATTCTACAACGGGAAGGAATATGGTATTGGTTTTTCCATGTCCTTCTGA
- a CDS encoding HSP90 family protein — MKHTFQVDLGGMIDILGNHLYSEEKVFIRELIQNGVDAIQMRKNSENIQGHIHFEIFEDDQHPQICIEDNGQGLTEDEIHQFLAKIGSSLKRNQKKIDFERNDYIGQFGIGILSCFMVTDEIVLITQSAKGGDALEWHGKNDGTYTLKKIKQKIKTGTKVYLKAKEPSSFFEIDSLTEIVRHYGQFLPTTLSVGTKSNKINAEINPFANNTPKEKLLELGAKHFEIDFFDAVPLYNPDNSNAGVAYILPYSTGISSKKNHLIYLKNMLVVESGASILPDWAVFAYCIINTNTLKPTASRESFYEDDNLMQTKEYFGEQLKSYLKELSKHSPEKLNKLISIHHNPIKMLAIENEDFFRLMINFIEFPSTLGYITLPTFFESQKYIDFVDNVDEFRQLIPIAIAQNKHLINAGYAYCIELLEKASVCFPEWPVRSVSANDMIQIFEELSLEERNEFFDFVDLGNETLLPYNCTFQLKKFAPDDIPCLFHINDQMKILRDMQETEEDTPWKNIMDNLSKEIEPVAIAQLVLNYNNSLVQKLTRQKKAELTKTFIKILYVQSLMMGHHPITKKELNIIGESMVRLIDLKS, encoded by the coding sequence ATGAAACATACATTTCAAGTAGATTTAGGAGGAATGATTGACATCCTTGGCAATCATTTGTATAGTGAAGAAAAGGTGTTTATCCGAGAATTAATTCAAAACGGAGTAGATGCCATTCAGATGCGTAAAAACTCTGAAAACATTCAAGGGCATATACATTTTGAGATTTTTGAAGACGATCAACATCCTCAAATTTGTATAGAAGATAATGGTCAGGGACTTACCGAAGATGAAATCCATCAATTCTTGGCAAAAATAGGGTCTTCATTAAAACGAAATCAAAAAAAAATTGATTTTGAACGTAATGATTATATCGGGCAATTTGGCATCGGGATTCTCTCTTGCTTTATGGTAACTGATGAAATTGTTCTAATCACACAATCCGCAAAAGGAGGAGACGCATTAGAGTGGCACGGAAAAAATGATGGCACTTACACCCTTAAAAAAATAAAGCAAAAGATAAAAACAGGAACAAAAGTATATTTGAAAGCGAAAGAGCCTTCGTCCTTTTTTGAAATAGATTCATTAACAGAAATTGTTCGCCACTACGGACAATTCCTCCCAACTACGCTTAGTGTTGGGACTAAATCTAATAAAATAAATGCCGAGATCAATCCTTTTGCGAATAATACCCCCAAAGAAAAATTACTAGAATTGGGGGCTAAGCATTTTGAGATCGATTTTTTTGATGCCGTGCCACTTTATAACCCTGATAATAGCAACGCAGGGGTTGCTTATATCTTACCCTATTCAACAGGGATATCCTCAAAAAAAAACCACCTCATTTATTTAAAAAATATGTTGGTAGTCGAAAGTGGAGCCAGCATACTACCTGACTGGGCGGTATTTGCCTATTGCATCATCAATACAAACACTCTAAAACCCACAGCCTCTCGCGAATCGTTTTATGAGGATGATAACTTAATGCAAACAAAAGAATATTTTGGAGAGCAACTCAAAAGTTATTTGAAAGAACTTTCAAAACACAGTCCCGAAAAACTCAATAAACTCATCAGTATTCATCACAATCCCATTAAGATGCTCGCCATTGAAAATGAAGATTTTTTCCGATTGATGATTAATTTTATAGAGTTTCCTAGCACATTGGGATACATAACGCTTCCTACATTTTTTGAATCACAAAAATATATAGATTTTGTTGACAACGTTGATGAATTCAGGCAGCTCATTCCTATTGCAATTGCTCAAAACAAACATCTAATCAATGCCGGTTATGCCTATTGTATTGAACTGTTAGAAAAAGCAAGTGTCTGTTTCCCAGAATGGCCTGTACGTTCCGTAAGTGCCAATGATATGATTCAAATTTTTGAAGAATTAAGTCTTGAGGAACGAAATGAATTCTTCGATTTTGTCGATTTGGGCAATGAGACCTTACTGCCCTATAATTGTACTTTTCAATTGAAAAAATTTGCTCCCGATGATATTCCGTGTTTGTTTCATATTAATGACCAAATGAAAATACTAAGAGATATGCAGGAAACCGAAGAAGATACGCCGTGGAAAAATATTATGGATAATTTGAGCAAAGAAATAGAACCTGTTGCAATAGCACAATTGGTGTTAAATTATAACAATTCATTGGTCCAAAAATTAACACGCCAGAAGAAAGCTGAATTGACAAAAACATTTATCAAGATCCTTTATGTTCAATCACTAATGATGGGACATCATCCTATTACAAAAAAAGAATTAAACATTATTGGAGAAAGTATGGTTCGTTTAATTGACCTTAAATCATAA
- a CDS encoding VOC family protein: MKQINFDRTGIILYTINYQKCVRFYQNILELNVLFKTNTLTCFEFGSAYLMVEIKDENPLESCENRRTRTCLRMNVTNVKAYVNTLENHHIEVDCQEHEWGTVAKFLDPDGNLCAFKDTDKFERQVLDWKSSIKKTKGYERSKNRNPKKSSNRIEQNLKKKKS; this comes from the coding sequence ATAAAACAAATAAACTTCGATAGAACAGGTATCATACTGTACACCATTAACTATCAAAAATGTGTGAGATTCTACCAAAATATTCTTGAACTGAATGTCCTCTTTAAAACAAATACCCTCACTTGTTTTGAGTTTGGAAGTGCCTATTTAATGGTTGAAATTAAGGATGAAAATCCGTTGGAATCTTGTGAAAATAGACGAACACGAACGTGCTTGAGAATGAATGTCACAAACGTTAAAGCGTACGTAAATACTTTGGAAAATCATCATATAGAAGTGGATTGTCAAGAGCACGAATGGGGAACAGTCGCCAAGTTTTTGGACCCCGATGGAAACCTTTGTGCTTTTAAGGATACGGACAAATTTGAACGTCAAGTTTTAGACTGGAAATCATCCATAAAGAAAACGAAAGGGTATGAAAGATCAAAAAATCGTAATCCTAAAAAGAGTTCAAATAGAATTGAACAGAACCTAAAGAAGAAAAAAAGTTAA
- a CDS encoding T9SS type A sorting domain-containing protein: MKTKLSKTLVISMLVILGWNNKTNSQSQWTQTTTPPGGSIWAMETIGASLFAGTVSDGVYFSSDDGTTWVQRNGAFPNMQIMSMVVNGSDIFVGTDNGHIYKTSDNGLNWTDVSPSGISPSSNIRLAHNGITIFAGTAGDGVFASPLSTLSTTSWTSFNTGLTVSSNLLDTVSLKIKGTTIYAGTYAEGVWSSPTNSPNWSLTSSTMPTSSDYINALDVGGSTIYAGNTSGLPVLYRSINNGVNWIQSNTSVFANKPVYVVFNDGNTVFAGTEGQGILVSSDNGITWSSFNQGFQDSSGNWFCNQINVRSLAFTSTKMFAGTDCGVWKRDIITLGENDFVDKNQFVLYPNPNNGKFKINYNTTNRTDIEIFNILGEKILTKTNSIQTTNEIDISNVQKGIYFVKIGDGNSVHTKKIIVR, encoded by the coding sequence ATGAAAACAAAACTCTCTAAAACACTCGTTATAAGTATGCTCGTTATATTAGGCTGGAACAACAAAACTAATTCACAATCTCAGTGGACACAGACAACCACACCGCCAGGAGGAAGTATTTGGGCAATGGAAACTATAGGAGCTAGTCTTTTTGCTGGGACGGTAAGTGATGGTGTTTATTTCTCAAGTGATGACGGTACTACATGGGTACAAAGAAATGGTGCATTTCCTAATATGCAAATCATGTCTATGGTTGTAAATGGGTCTGATATTTTTGTAGGCACAGACAATGGTCACATCTATAAAACCTCTGATAATGGTTTGAATTGGACGGATGTTTCCCCGAGTGGAATTAGCCCATCTTCAAATATACGTTTAGCTCATAATGGAATAACTATTTTTGCAGGTACTGCTGGTGATGGCGTATTCGCGTCCCCATTAAGTACCCTAAGTACCACAAGTTGGACTTCTTTTAACACTGGCCTGACTGTATCTTCAAACTTGTTAGATACTGTGTCTTTAAAAATAAAAGGAACTACAATTTACGCAGGAACTTACGCTGAAGGTGTTTGGAGTTCACCAACCAACAGTCCAAACTGGAGTTTGACCTCATCAACAATGCCAACTTCTTCGGACTATATTAATGCATTAGATGTAGGCGGTTCTACTATTTATGCAGGAAATACTTCAGGTCTTCCTGTCTTGTATCGTTCAATAAATAATGGAGTCAATTGGATTCAATCAAACACAAGTGTTTTTGCAAACAAACCTGTCTATGTTGTTTTTAACGATGGAAACACTGTTTTTGCTGGAACTGAAGGACAAGGAATATTAGTGTCGAGCGATAACGGCATAACCTGGTCTTCATTTAATCAAGGGTTTCAAGATAGTTCAGGGAATTGGTTTTGCAACCAAATCAATGTTCGTTCATTGGCTTTTACTTCCACCAAAATGTTTGCAGGAACCGATTGCGGAGTTTGGAAAAGGGATATAATTACGTTAGGGGAAAATGATTTTGTGGATAAGAATCAATTTGTATTGTATCCAAATCCAAATAATGGAAAATTTAAAATTAATTATAATACCACCAACAGAACCGATATAGAAATTTTCAATATACTTGGCGAAAAAATACTTACTAAAACAAACTCAATACAAACTACAAACGAAATAGACATTTCCAATGTTCAAAAAGGAATTTATTTTGTAAAAATTGGAGATGGTAATTCAGTACATACTAAAAAAATCATTGTTCGATAA